The following proteins are encoded in a genomic region of Sorangiineae bacterium MSr12523:
- a CDS encoding DNA-3-methyladenine glycosylase I: MTRCGWATTDPLYIRYHDEEWGVPQHDDRKLFEMLILEGAQAGLSWITILRKREAYRKAFDGFDPKKIVKYDAKKRAALLANEGIVRNRLKIDATIGNARAFLEVQEAEGSFDRFIWSFVDGEPIVKRRRTLKDVPATTAESDAMSKELKKRGFRFVGSTIMYAFMQACGLVDDHVRDCFRARKV, encoded by the coding sequence GTGACCCGCTGCGGATGGGCGACGACGGATCCTCTCTACATCCGCTACCACGACGAAGAATGGGGCGTGCCCCAGCACGACGATCGAAAGCTCTTCGAGATGCTCATCCTGGAGGGCGCCCAGGCGGGGCTCTCGTGGATCACCATCTTGCGAAAGCGCGAGGCGTACCGAAAAGCCTTCGACGGCTTCGACCCGAAGAAGATCGTGAAGTACGACGCCAAAAAGCGCGCCGCACTGCTGGCCAACGAGGGCATCGTGCGCAACCGCCTCAAAATCGACGCGACCATCGGCAACGCGCGCGCGTTCCTCGAGGTGCAGGAGGCCGAGGGGTCCTTCGATCGGTTCATCTGGAGCTTCGTCGACGGAGAACCCATCGTGAAAAGGCGCCGCACGTTGAAAGACGTGCCCGCGACCACTGCCGAGTCGGATGCCATGAGCAAGGAGCTCAAAAAGCGCGGATTCCGTTTCGTGGGGTCGACCATCATGTACGCGTTCATGCAGGCGTGCGGCCTGGTCGACGACCACGTGCGCGATTGCTTCCGAGCGCGAAAGGTCTAG
- a CDS encoding methyltransferase domain-containing protein — protein MTTDWKLLDIAQRYDEYEPVRERVLAYPIVFEELGLARRDCHVVLDYGCGAGKVSALIARDYDVSVIAVDVSPGMLAIAGKKRAHPRITYQLIAEDQRLDIRAGSVDAALTCFVFVVIPDAERIRSIVREVHRLLRPGAVYAIVDHNPDSVGVPFDFARVGEAGRTYAPGDPLEIRLSTPGGPPVVVHDFYWPKNMVREVLEEAGFRNVRVATPTLSSTFRGPEASRLQLERKHPPYAIYLGQK, from the coding sequence ATGACCACGGATTGGAAACTGCTGGACATCGCCCAGCGCTACGATGAATACGAACCTGTACGCGAGCGCGTGTTGGCGTATCCCATCGTGTTCGAGGAATTGGGTCTCGCACGGCGCGACTGCCACGTCGTGCTCGATTATGGATGCGGGGCCGGCAAGGTATCTGCGCTCATCGCGCGCGACTACGATGTGTCGGTGATTGCCGTCGACGTTTCGCCGGGCATGCTGGCCATTGCAGGGAAGAAGCGCGCGCATCCGCGGATTACGTACCAGCTCATTGCCGAGGACCAGCGGCTCGACATTCGCGCGGGCAGCGTGGATGCGGCCCTCACGTGTTTCGTATTCGTGGTCATCCCCGACGCGGAGCGCATTCGCAGCATCGTGCGCGAGGTGCACCGGCTGTTGCGGCCTGGGGCCGTGTACGCGATTGTCGATCACAATCCCGATTCGGTGGGCGTGCCGTTCGACTTCGCGCGCGTCGGCGAAGCGGGACGCACGTACGCACCGGGCGATCCGCTCGAGATTCGCCTATCCACACCGGGAGGGCCGCCGGTGGTCGTGCACGACTTCTACTGGCCGAAAAACATGGTGCGCGAGGTTCTCGAGGAAGCGGGCTTTCGCAACGTTCGCGTCGCGACCCCAACGTTGTCGTCGACGTTTCGCGGGCCCGAAGCCTCCCGCCTGCAACTCGAGCGCAAGCACCCGCCGTACGCGATTTACCTCGGGCAGAAATAG
- a CDS encoding phospholipase C, phosphocholine-specific, with product MFRPSRRQILVGGAAGAASSLLPPSLHRALAVPARPGGLKAIEHVVVLMQENRSFDQYFGTLRGVRGFSDPNAIRLPDGGSVFAQRTPEGKIVGPFLSRKAAQASGKADTAVQYIGTLDHDWAGGHHAWSRGWLDQWIPAKTESTMAYYDRRDIAFHCELADVFTVCDAYHCSVQGATNPNRMYLMTGTVGYEPGSNVRRAISNDAYDEETHAGYDWTTYPERLQHAGVSWQVYQEWDNFTDNALEFFVRFKAIARKALSKTVSYRTMTAFYEAVQKAPNEHARQTLLAQLEEGVGTLRREERSLFERALRRHPSGKLLDRFESDVARGRLPKVSYIVTNAADSEHPSVSSPAAGAQFIYRLLDILASRPDVWSRTVFLLTYDENDGFFDHVPPPVPEEASAEQPAPGPEIYDRLPIGLGFRVPTIVISPWSAGGYVCSEVFDHTSVVRFLEKWTGIVEPNISEWRRTVCGDLLSCFDFEAAAPRPPVRAPEPLPPAVPRWHPAPPVVAEIPQQEPGERPARPLPYAPEARCEVDAENRRLTIHLRNRGTESAHFVIYPYAAATEWPLHVDVRVGKTRIFPITGNEYDLVVDGPAGFRREFRGRIP from the coding sequence GTGTTCCGCCCGTCCCGACGTCAGATCCTCGTAGGCGGCGCGGCCGGCGCCGCCTCCTCGCTGCTTCCTCCTTCTTTGCACCGGGCACTCGCCGTGCCCGCACGACCCGGTGGTCTCAAAGCCATCGAGCACGTGGTCGTGCTCATGCAGGAAAATAGGTCTTTCGACCAGTATTTCGGCACCTTGCGCGGGGTGCGCGGGTTCTCCGATCCCAACGCCATTCGCTTGCCGGATGGCGGTTCGGTGTTCGCGCAGCGCACGCCCGAGGGCAAAATCGTCGGGCCATTCTTGTCGCGCAAAGCCGCCCAGGCCAGCGGGAAAGCCGATACGGCGGTGCAATACATCGGCACGCTCGATCACGATTGGGCGGGCGGCCACCACGCATGGTCCCGCGGGTGGCTCGACCAATGGATCCCGGCCAAGACGGAATCGACGATGGCCTATTACGATCGGCGCGATATCGCATTTCATTGCGAGCTCGCCGACGTATTCACGGTGTGTGACGCCTACCACTGCTCCGTGCAGGGCGCGACGAACCCGAATCGCATGTACCTGATGACGGGCACCGTCGGCTACGAGCCTGGCTCCAACGTGCGCCGCGCGATCTCCAACGACGCCTACGACGAGGAAACCCACGCGGGCTACGACTGGACGACCTACCCCGAGCGCCTCCAGCACGCGGGCGTGAGCTGGCAGGTCTACCAGGAGTGGGACAACTTCACCGACAACGCGCTCGAGTTCTTCGTTCGCTTCAAGGCCATCGCGCGAAAAGCGCTGTCGAAGACCGTGTCCTACCGCACCATGACGGCCTTCTACGAAGCCGTGCAAAAGGCTCCGAACGAGCACGCGCGGCAGACGCTCTTGGCGCAGCTCGAGGAAGGTGTGGGGACACTGAGGCGCGAAGAGCGAAGCCTCTTCGAGCGTGCCCTGCGACGGCATCCCTCGGGAAAGCTGCTCGATCGCTTCGAGTCCGACGTGGCGAGGGGCCGGCTGCCCAAGGTCTCGTACATCGTCACGAACGCCGCCGATTCCGAGCACCCCAGCGTGTCCTCGCCCGCGGCCGGTGCGCAGTTCATTTACCGGCTGCTCGACATCTTGGCATCCCGCCCCGACGTGTGGTCGCGCACGGTGTTTCTTCTCACCTACGACGAGAACGACGGATTCTTCGACCATGTGCCGCCGCCCGTGCCCGAGGAAGCGTCGGCGGAGCAGCCCGCGCCCGGTCCGGAGATCTACGACCGACTGCCCATTGGGCTGGGATTTCGCGTTCCCACCATCGTCATCTCACCGTGGAGCGCCGGCGGGTACGTGTGCTCCGAGGTCTTTGACCACACGTCCGTGGTGCGCTTTTTGGAGAAGTGGACCGGCATCGTCGAGCCGAACATCAGCGAGTGGCGCCGCACGGTCTGCGGTGATCTTCTCTCGTGCTTCGACTTCGAGGCAGCTGCCCCGCGGCCGCCGGTGCGAGCACCCGAGCCGCTTCCGCCCGCGGTTCCTCGCTGGCATCCTGCGCCGCCCGTCGTGGCGGAAATCCCGCAGCAGGAGCCAGGAGAACGCCCCGCGCGCCCGCTGCCGTACGCGCCCGAGGCGCGGTGCGAGGTCGACGCGGAAAACCGCCGCCTCACGATTCACCTTCGCAACCGAGGCACGGAAAGCGCGCACTTCGTCATTTACCCGTACGCGGCCGCCACCGAGTGGCCCCTCCACGTGGACGTGCGCGTGGGCAAAACGCGCATTTTTCCCATCACGGGCAACGAGTACGATCTCGTGGTCGACGGCCCGGCGGGATTCCGTCGCGAGTTCCGCGGGCGTATTCCCTAG
- a CDS encoding 2-isopropylmalate synthase — MDDQRKERTHIASSEFDWNRAEGTGRFASTRISVLDETLRDGLQSPSVTEPRFENKLKLLVAMSELGIDIANIGIPSVSPRAFEDCLLLCKEVARTKVNIRLACAGRTLVGDITPILELSQRAGVPVEVYAFIGSSPIRQYVEGWDVPLIARQSAEAIDVAVKAGLDVVYVTEDTTRSHPHALTTLFQSAIDHGAKRLCLADTVGHATAAGVRRLLRFTKEVLARFGASHIGIDWHGHNDRGLALANALWAMECGADRVHATALGIGERVGNVPMEALLRNMRLLGLHDRDLSPLSRYTELCSQVLAWPQS, encoded by the coding sequence ATGGATGACCAACGTAAGGAACGCACACACATAGCGAGCTCGGAGTTCGATTGGAATCGCGCGGAAGGAACGGGACGATTCGCCTCGACCCGCATTTCCGTGCTCGACGAGACCTTGCGGGATGGGCTGCAGAGCCCGTCCGTGACCGAGCCGCGGTTCGAGAACAAGCTAAAGCTCCTCGTGGCGATGAGCGAGCTCGGCATCGACATCGCCAACATTGGAATCCCGAGCGTCTCCCCGCGTGCGTTCGAAGATTGCCTGCTCCTCTGCAAGGAGGTGGCCCGCACCAAGGTGAACATCCGCCTGGCGTGCGCGGGACGGACCTTGGTGGGGGACATCACGCCCATTCTGGAACTGTCGCAGCGCGCTGGGGTGCCCGTGGAGGTGTATGCGTTCATCGGCTCGAGCCCCATTCGGCAATACGTGGAGGGCTGGGACGTGCCGCTCATTGCCCGGCAGAGCGCCGAGGCCATCGACGTGGCCGTGAAGGCCGGGCTCGACGTGGTTTACGTGACCGAGGATACGACGCGCTCGCACCCGCATGCGCTGACCACGCTTTTTCAGTCGGCCATCGACCATGGCGCAAAGCGTCTTTGCTTGGCCGACACGGTGGGTCATGCCACGGCGGCCGGGGTGCGCAGGCTGCTTCGGTTCACCAAGGAAGTGCTCGCCCGGTTTGGCGCCTCGCACATCGGAATCGATTGGCACGGCCACAATGACCGGGGTCTGGCCCTGGCCAATGCACTTTGGGCAATGGAGTGTGGCGCCGATCGTGTGCATGCCACCGCACTGGGCATCGGCGAGCGGGTGGGGAACGTGCCCATGGAGGCGCTGCTCCGGAACATGAGATTACTGGGCCTGCACGATCGGGATTTGTCACCGTTGAGCCGATACACCGAACTTTGCTCGCAGGTCCTCGCCTGGCCCCAATCATAA
- a CDS encoding pyridoxal-dependent decarboxylase — protein sequence MTPEQFRTIGYRLVDWIAEYRANLPSRCVMSNERPGAIREKLASFPPYSGDEFDAVLADFERVIVPGITHWNHPSFFASAPSSTSLAAVLGELLASGLGVSCTTWHASPAGTELEELVMDWFRQMLGLSDAFHGVIHDSSSTAALVAALCARERATDDQRLGAGLHASSPLTAYTSDQAHGCVEKALLLAGIGRQHIRFIETDERYAMRADLLRTRIEDDIRAGMLPCVVVATIGTHDTAGVDPLVPIGRVASRYGVWLHIDAATAGAAMVAPECRPHWTGIESADSLAVDLHRWLGAGMDCTAYYVRDTDRLQRVMSTSHHGTMDDETTSYRHWGIPSDRRFRALKCWFLLREQGTNGLIERVRRDIQHAKWLEAQVRKADGWEVAAPVLFQTVCVRHIPHGLSSAEITSAEIDQHNLRWVERVNESGKAYLTSTLIDGRRVARISIGAEATELSHIRDLWALMQQCAGAR from the coding sequence ATGACGCCCGAACAATTTCGCACGATCGGCTATCGCTTGGTTGATTGGATCGCCGAGTACCGCGCGAACCTGCCATCCCGGTGCGTGATGTCGAACGAAAGACCGGGGGCCATCCGGGAAAAGCTGGCATCGTTTCCACCGTACTCCGGCGATGAGTTCGACGCGGTGCTGGCCGACTTCGAAAGGGTCATCGTTCCCGGCATCACGCATTGGAATCACCCGAGTTTTTTCGCGAGTGCACCGAGCAGCACGAGTTTGGCCGCTGTTTTGGGCGAGCTTTTGGCGTCGGGCCTCGGCGTGTCGTGCACCACGTGGCATGCGAGTCCAGCGGGAACCGAGTTGGAGGAGCTGGTCATGGACTGGTTCCGGCAAATGCTGGGGCTTTCCGATGCCTTTCACGGGGTCATCCACGATTCGTCATCGACGGCGGCCTTGGTGGCCGCGTTGTGTGCTCGTGAGCGTGCCACCGACGACCAGCGGCTTGGTGCCGGGCTGCACGCCTCGTCGCCCCTCACCGCGTACACGTCCGACCAGGCGCACGGCTGCGTGGAGAAAGCTCTTTTGCTCGCAGGCATCGGGCGCCAGCACATTCGATTCATCGAAACGGACGAGCGCTATGCCATGCGCGCCGACCTTCTGCGCACCCGCATCGAGGACGACATTCGCGCCGGCATGCTTCCTTGTGTCGTCGTTGCGACGATCGGCACGCACGACACCGCCGGGGTCGATCCCCTCGTTCCCATTGGTCGGGTCGCATCGCGTTATGGCGTGTGGCTTCACATCGATGCTGCGACGGCCGGCGCGGCCATGGTTGCGCCGGAGTGCCGCCCGCATTGGACGGGCATCGAGTCGGCCGACTCCCTCGCCGTCGACCTGCATCGCTGGCTCGGCGCCGGAATGGATTGCACCGCGTACTACGTGCGCGATACCGACCGGCTCCAACGCGTCATGTCCACGAGCCACCACGGCACGATGGACGACGAGACCACGAGCTACCGGCACTGGGGCATTCCGAGCGACCGCCGGTTTCGTGCTTTGAAATGCTGGTTCTTGCTTCGCGAGCAAGGAACCAATGGCCTCATCGAACGCGTGCGGCGCGACATTCAGCACGCCAAATGGCTCGAGGCCCAAGTGCGCAAAGCCGACGGCTGGGAGGTCGCCGCCCCCGTCCTCTTTCAGACGGTTTGCGTGCGCCACATTCCCCACGGACTGAGCTCGGCCGAGATCACCTCGGCGGAGATCGACCAGCACAACCTGCGCTGGGTCGAGCGGGTGAACGAAAGCGGAAAAGCCTATTTGACCTCCACCCTCATCGACGGCCGCCGCGTGGCCCGCATCTCCATCGGCGCCGAGGCGACGGAGCTTTCCCACATTCGAGACTTGTGGGCCCTCATGCAGCAATGCGCCGGTGCGCGCTGA
- a CDS encoding serine/threonine-protein kinase: protein MPAPGTRIRDYEIWGLLGEGGMSEVWLAKDEVLSIPVMIKTLCKTSFSMEEASRRVLNEARSMARIPEPRIVRALNAGIHEGTPYVVQEYVDGIDIEELDAWRRKTLGVTLPLWFICHVLKETCRALHSAHQSGVIHRDVKPSNVFGSPETGIRLGDFGIAAGISSGQPMEICGTPSFMAPEQLRGEPVDRRTDVFGAGATAYLLRYGTPPFPGLHQLLDPNVTVTFPAPEHPQEGYFQHLLAAMLRKDPAERLPHAATAGRHFAMIEHALRSSIQAAPLVCQGEFTFRLLDCTISLEVGDLSEAEVDGIVSSGNYHMRMRTGVGDALRRRGGDGIEDEAMRNGEQALGTCVPTGAGNLRARRVLHAVSGWNEISCVGRATQRAFLLADELGLRSLAFPALGTGAARISVEACANAMMTALRLHLSLGGTRLERVRVVFDTEAKRLAFRSVAEEALRAEEDPPALVDLGLPASNIDFHVESATHLDISRLQAYRSTVRAR, encoded by the coding sequence ATGCCCGCTCCCGGCACCCGCATTCGAGATTATGAAATTTGGGGGCTCCTCGGCGAAGGCGGCATGAGCGAAGTCTGGCTCGCCAAAGACGAGGTCTTGTCCATCCCGGTGATGATCAAGACCCTCTGCAAAACCTCGTTTTCCATGGAGGAAGCGAGCCGACGGGTCCTGAACGAGGCGCGTTCGATGGCGCGCATCCCCGAACCGCGCATCGTTCGTGCCTTGAACGCTGGAATCCACGAGGGAACTCCCTACGTCGTTCAAGAATACGTCGATGGCATCGACATCGAGGAGCTCGATGCCTGGCGCCGCAAGACGCTCGGAGTGACGCTTCCTCTTTGGTTCATCTGTCATGTGCTGAAAGAGACGTGCCGGGCGCTCCACTCCGCACACCAGAGCGGGGTCATCCATCGCGATGTGAAGCCATCCAATGTTTTCGGCTCGCCCGAGACCGGCATCCGCTTGGGCGACTTCGGGATCGCGGCGGGTATTTCCAGCGGGCAGCCCATGGAGATCTGCGGGACGCCCTCGTTCATGGCCCCCGAGCAGCTGCGCGGCGAGCCCGTGGACCGGCGCACGGACGTCTTCGGCGCAGGCGCGACCGCGTACCTCTTGCGATATGGCACACCGCCTTTTCCAGGATTGCACCAATTGCTCGATCCCAACGTGACGGTGACGTTCCCTGCGCCGGAGCACCCTCAGGAAGGATATTTCCAGCATTTGCTGGCGGCCATGCTGCGCAAAGATCCGGCAGAGCGCCTTCCGCATGCAGCCACGGCGGGGCGGCACTTCGCCATGATCGAGCACGCGTTGCGCTCCTCGATCCAGGCGGCGCCGCTGGTGTGCCAAGGCGAATTCACGTTCCGGCTTCTCGATTGCACCATCAGCCTGGAGGTGGGCGATCTCTCCGAGGCGGAGGTCGACGGCATCGTCTCTTCGGGCAACTACCATATGCGCATGCGCACGGGCGTGGGCGATGCGCTCCGACGGCGCGGCGGCGATGGCATCGAGGATGAAGCGATGCGCAACGGCGAGCAGGCCTTGGGCACGTGTGTACCCACGGGCGCGGGCAACCTTCGCGCGCGCCGCGTTCTGCACGCGGTGAGCGGCTGGAACGAGATCTCCTGCGTCGGCCGCGCCACCCAGCGCGCATTTCTCCTGGCCGACGAGCTCGGGCTGCGCTCCCTCGCCTTCCCTGCCCTGGGCACGGGCGCCGCGCGCATCAGCGTCGAGGCGTGCGCCAACGCCATGATGACCGCGCTGCGCTTGCATCTGTCGCTCGGGGGAACGCGCCTCGAACGGGTGCGCGTCGTCTTCGACACGGAGGCGAAGCGCCTTGCCTTCCGCTCCGTGGCCGAGGAAGCCCTCCGCGCCGAAGAGGACCCGCCCGCGCTCGTCGACCTGGGCCTGCCCGCGTCGAACATCGACTTCCACGTCGAGTCGGCCACGCACCTCGATATCTCGCGCCTTCAGGCGTACCGCTCTACCGTGCGCGCGCGGTAG
- the gcvP gene encoding aminomethyl-transferring glycine dehydrogenase, which yields MSQPWKHPDRFVLRHVGPDADEIAEMLRSLRLSSLEELVDETVPASIRLARPLDLPAPLAESELAAQAHELSQRNEIFRSYLGMGYSDCVTPRVIQRNILENPGWYTQYTPYQAEIAQGRLEALLNYQTMVSDLTGLPIANASLLDEATAAAESMHMAHALQTGEEKDVFFASEACHPQTLDVLRTRAEAIGIKLVIGDHAKVDFASLGAFGALVQYPATDGALFDYRAFGEKVHAAGGLFVVAADILSLALLTPPGEFGADVAIGSTQRFGVPLGYGGPHAAYLATKNEFVRKLPGRIIGVAQDSRGKPALRMALQTREQHIRREKATSNICTAQALLAVIAGMYAVYHGPRGIRGIAEMVHTAANSLAGGLRALGVRLVNDAWFDTLHVRGSEADVKKWLAAAESRRINLRRIDAENIGISVDETTTPADVASLLGVFGGDGNAALKGAALASPIPAALQRTSPYLTHAIFNKYHSETEMLRYMRLLESRDLSLTHSMIPLGSCTMKLNATAEMMPITLPGFNRLHPFVPFTQSRGYQQIFDELESFLAEMTGFSAVSLQPNAGAQGEYAGLLAIRKYHESRGDAHRTVCIIPSSAHGTNPASAVMAGLEVVVVKCDEQGNINVADLEEKAQKHRDKLAALMVTYPSTHGVFEEQIKKICSVIHENGGQVYMDGANLNAQLGLCRPGDIGADVCHVNLHKTFCIPHGGGGPGMGPIAVAAHLAPFLPHYPTTVAKNERLSNEFGVGPVSAAPWGSASILIISWAYIKMMGGEGLTHATKVAILNANYIAERLGAHFPIVYRGARGRVAHECILDVRPFKKTAGIEVDDVAKRLMDYGFHAPTMSFPIAGTLMVEPTESESKAELDRFCDAMISIREEIRQIEEGRLSREDNPLKNAPHTADMVIANEWKHAYGRELGAFPAPSTRERKFWPPVGRLNNALGDRNLICTCPPLEDYE from the coding sequence ATGTCTCAACCCTGGAAACACCCCGATCGGTTCGTTTTGCGCCATGTCGGCCCCGATGCCGACGAGATCGCCGAGATGCTTCGCTCGCTCCGGCTTTCGTCGCTCGAAGAGCTCGTCGACGAGACGGTGCCCGCGAGCATTCGCCTCGCCCGCCCGCTCGATCTTCCGGCGCCTCTCGCCGAAAGCGAGTTGGCTGCGCAGGCGCACGAGCTCAGTCAGCGGAACGAGATTTTCCGCTCGTACCTGGGCATGGGTTATTCGGATTGCGTGACGCCCCGAGTCATCCAGCGCAACATCCTGGAGAACCCCGGCTGGTACACGCAGTACACGCCCTACCAAGCCGAAATTGCGCAGGGCCGCCTGGAGGCGCTGCTCAACTACCAGACGATGGTGAGCGACCTCACGGGTCTGCCCATCGCCAACGCGTCGCTGCTCGACGAGGCCACTGCGGCGGCCGAGTCGATGCACATGGCGCACGCGCTGCAGACCGGTGAGGAGAAGGACGTGTTCTTCGCCTCCGAGGCGTGTCATCCGCAGACGCTCGATGTGCTGCGCACGCGGGCTGAAGCCATCGGCATCAAGCTGGTCATCGGCGATCATGCGAAGGTCGACTTCGCGTCGCTCGGGGCCTTCGGCGCGCTGGTGCAGTACCCGGCGACCGACGGCGCCCTCTTCGACTACCGCGCCTTCGGCGAGAAGGTGCATGCGGCGGGCGGCTTGTTCGTCGTCGCGGCCGACATTCTCTCCCTGGCGCTTCTCACGCCGCCCGGTGAGTTCGGCGCGGACGTGGCGATCGGCAGCACGCAGCGCTTCGGCGTTCCGCTCGGATACGGCGGACCGCACGCCGCGTACTTGGCCACGAAGAACGAGTTCGTGCGCAAGCTGCCCGGCCGCATCATCGGCGTCGCGCAGGACTCGCGCGGCAAGCCGGCGCTGCGCATGGCGCTGCAGACGCGCGAGCAGCACATTCGCCGCGAGAAGGCGACGAGCAACATCTGCACCGCGCAGGCGCTCCTCGCGGTCATCGCCGGCATGTACGCGGTCTATCACGGCCCCCGCGGCATCCGCGGCATCGCCGAAATGGTGCACACGGCGGCGAACTCGCTTGCCGGCGGGCTGCGCGCCCTCGGCGTGCGCCTCGTGAACGATGCGTGGTTCGACACCCTGCACGTGCGCGGTTCCGAAGCCGACGTGAAGAAGTGGCTCGCCGCCGCGGAATCGCGCCGCATCAACCTGCGCCGCATCGACGCCGAGAACATCGGCATCAGCGTCGACGAGACGACCACGCCCGCGGACGTGGCCAGCCTGCTCGGCGTCTTTGGCGGCGACGGCAACGCTGCCTTGAAAGGGGCGGCCTTGGCCTCGCCCATCCCGGCCGCGCTGCAGCGAACCTCGCCGTACCTCACGCACGCGATCTTCAACAAGTACCACTCCGAGACGGAGATGCTGCGCTACATGCGCCTTCTCGAGAGCCGTGACCTGTCGCTCACGCACTCGATGATCCCGCTCGGCTCGTGCACGATGAAGTTGAACGCGACGGCGGAGATGATGCCCATCACGCTGCCCGGCTTCAATCGGCTGCACCCGTTCGTTCCGTTCACGCAGTCGCGCGGCTACCAGCAAATCTTCGACGAGCTGGAAAGCTTCCTCGCCGAGATGACCGGCTTCTCTGCGGTCAGCCTGCAGCCCAACGCCGGTGCGCAGGGCGAATACGCGGGCCTTCTCGCGATCCGCAAGTACCACGAGAGCCGCGGCGATGCGCACCGCACCGTGTGCATCATCCCGTCGTCCGCGCACGGCACGAACCCCGCGTCCGCCGTCATGGCAGGGCTCGAGGTCGTCGTGGTCAAGTGCGACGAGCAGGGCAACATCAACGTGGCCGATCTCGAGGAGAAGGCCCAGAAGCACCGCGACAAGCTCGCGGCGCTCATGGTCACCTATCCCTCGACCCACGGCGTCTTCGAGGAGCAGATCAAGAAGATCTGCTCCGTCATCCACGAGAACGGCGGCCAGGTCTACATGGATGGCGCCAACCTCAATGCGCAGCTTGGCCTTTGCCGCCCCGGCGACATCGGCGCCGACGTGTGCCACGTCAACCTGCACAAGACGTTCTGCATCCCGCACGGCGGCGGCGGTCCGGGCATGGGCCCCATCGCGGTGGCCGCGCACCTCGCGCCGTTCTTGCCGCACTACCCGACGACGGTCGCAAAGAACGAGCGCCTCTCCAACGAGTTCGGCGTGGGCCCCGTATCCGCGGCGCCCTGGGGCAGCGCGAGCATCCTGATCATCAGCTGGGCGTACATCAAGATGATGGGCGGCGAAGGCCTCACCCACGCGACCAAGGTCGCCATCTTGAATGCGAATTACATCGCCGAGCGCCTTGGCGCGCACTTCCCCATCGTGTACCGCGGCGCGCGCGGCCGCGTGGCACACGAGTGCATCCTCGACGTTCGCCCCTTCAAGAAGACGGCGGGCATCGAGGTCGACGATGTGGCCAAGCGCCTCATGGACTACGGTTTCCACGCGCCGACCATGTCGTTCCCCATCGCGGGCACCCTCATGGTCGAGCCGACGGAAAGCGAGTCCAAGGCCGAGTTGGATCGCTTCTGCGACGCGATGATCTCCATCCGCGAAGAGATCCGCCAGATCGAAGAGGGTCGCCTCTCGCGCGAGGACAACCCCCTGAAGAACGCCCCTCACACCGCCGACATGGTCATCGCCAACGAGTGGAAGCACGCCTACGGCCGCGAACTCGGTGCATTCCCCGCACCGTCGACCCGCGAGCGCAAGTTCTGGCCGCCCGTGGGCCGATTGAACAACGCCCTCGGCGATCGCAATCTGATCTGCACCTGCCCGCCCCTCGAAGACTACGAGTGA
- the gcvH gene encoding glycine cleavage system protein GcvH — protein MSDVTIPEGLKYTKDHEWAKIEGGEIVVGITKFAVDQLGDITLVNIDAKVGAEVEEGKAFGSIESVKSVSDLFAPVKGKITKVNEEVAQKGELINEDPYKAWLVRIAVSDPKSLDGLLDAAAYEEHTKSA, from the coding sequence ATGAGCGATGTGACCATTCCCGAGGGCCTCAAGTACACCAAAGACCACGAGTGGGCGAAGATCGAGGGCGGTGAAATCGTGGTGGGAATCACGAAGTTTGCCGTCGATCAACTCGGCGACATCACCCTCGTGAACATCGACGCCAAAGTAGGAGCCGAGGTCGAAGAAGGCAAAGCGTTCGGGTCCATCGAAAGCGTGAAGAGTGTGAGCGATCTCTTCGCACCGGTGAAGGGCAAGATCACCAAGGTGAACGAGGAGGTCGCTCAAAAGGGCGAGCTCATTAATGAGGATCCCTACAAGGCATGGCTCGTGCGCATTGCCGTGTCGGACCCCAAGTCTCTGGACGGGCTGCTCGACGCCGCCGCGTACGAGGAGCACACGAAGAGCGCATAG